The Vitis riparia cultivar Riparia Gloire de Montpellier isolate 1030 chromosome 3, EGFV_Vit.rip_1.0, whole genome shotgun sequence genome includes a region encoding these proteins:
- the LOC117911345 gene encoding QWRF motif-containing protein 2 — MLMMLAAISEAASTNPPNPKASSHTHDTHLRNPARPPLLPSEKDNGLVPKRPKSRQVSSRYMSPSPSTSASVPRRCSSPLISRSTNSTASSTPLPVAASSTSSSFPRSHSVDRRRPATAAPGSAGEVSAASRLLFTSTRSLSVSFQGEAFSLPISKAKAAPNLGNVRKGTPERRKPTPVRGSGAVDQVENSRPWPGRSRSVNVLARSFDCSVDRKKSIGSGIVVGSFQQSMIDESRRASFDGRLSLDLGNAELLKVTKPDPDGNSANDLSVPTDLTASDTDSVSSGSTSGLQECAGVSGRRSGPRGIVVSARFWQETNSRLRRLQDPGSPLSTSPGSRMAVAAKFIQSKKFPSDNPLASPRTMMSPIRGATRPASPSKLMVSSMPVSSPIRASSPARLRNAVASPLSSSSSIAPSILSFSVDVRRGKMGENRIVDAHLLRLLYNRHLQWRFVNARADAALLVQRMRAERNLWNAWITISKLRDSVTSKRMKLQWLRRKLKLTSILKGQMAYLEEWALLERDHSSSLHGAIEALKASTLRLPVVGAIADIQSLKDAVGSAVDVMQAMASSICSLLSKVEEMNSLVVEIADVTAKERALLEQCRDFLSTLAAMQVKYSSLRTHILQLNRLPATSSLTTTLTTCI; from the exons ATGCTGATGATGCTGGCTGCCATTTCTGAAGCAGCTTCGACCAACCCACCAAACCCCAAGGCCTCCTCTCACACCCACGATACCCATCTTCGGAATCCAGCTAGACCTCCACTTTTGCCTTCTGAGAAGGACAATGGCCTCGTTCCTAAACGACCCAAATCGAGACAGGTCTCTTCCAGATACATGTCCCCATCACCTTCCACCTCCGCTTCTGTGCCCAGGCGCTGCTCTTCGCCGCTTATCAGCCGCTCCACGAATTCCACCGCCTCATCAACGCCATTGCCGGTGGCTGCGTCGTCGACGTCTTCTTCTTTTCCGCGGTCGCACTCCGTGGACCGGAGGCGGCCGGCCACGGCGGCGCCGGGTAGTGCCGGAGAAGTATCGGCGGCGTCGAGGCTGTTGTTCACTTCGACGCGGAGTTTGTCGGTTTCATTTCAAGGGGAGGCGTTTTCGCTTCCGATTAGCAAGGCTAAGGCGGCGCCGAATTTGGGTAACGTGAGGAAGGGAACGCCGGAGAGGCGAAAGCCGACGCCGGTGAGGGGTTCTGGAGCTGTGGATCAGGTTGAGAATTCGCGGCCATGGCCAGGGAGGTCCCGGTCGGTGAATGTACTAGCGAGAAGTTTCGATTGTAGTGTTGATAGGAAGAAAAGCATTGGATCTGGGATAGTGGTTGGGTCGTTTCAGCAATCAATGATTGATGAGAGTAGAAGGGCTTCATTTGATGGAAGATTGAGTTTGGATTTGGGCAATGCTGAGTTGTTGAAGGTAACTAAGCCAGACCCAGATGGCAATTCAGCTAATGACTTATCTGTGCCAACTGATCTCACTGCATCTGATACAGATAGTGTTTCCTCCGGTAGCACTTCAGGATTGCAAGAATGTGCTGGTGTTAGTGGTCGGCGAAGTGGGCCTCGAGGTATTGTCGTCTCGGCGAGGTTTTGGCAGGAGACTAATAGCCGGCTGAGGCGGTTGCAGGATCCAGGATCACCTTTGTCAACAAGCCCTGGTTCCAGAATGGCAGTGGCTGCCAAATTCATACAATCAAAAAAATTCCCAAGTGATAACCCATTGGCCTCCCCTCGGACAATGATGTCCCCTATAAGGGGAGCTACTAGGCCTGCATCTCCGAGTAAACTTATGGTATCATCCATGCCTGTGTCGTCTCCAATAAGGGCATCATCTCCAGCCAGGTTGAGAAATGCAGTTGCTAGTCCTTTAAGTAGTAGTTCAAGTATTGCTCCTTCAATTCTTAGTTTCTCTGTTGATGTTCGGAGAGGGAAGATGGGGGAAAATCGGATTGTTGACGCACACTTGTTGAGACTTTTGTATAATCGGCACTTGCAATGGCGGTTTGTAAATGCAAGGGCAGATGCTGCCTTGTTGGTGCAAAGGATGCGGGCAGAG AGAAACCTATGGAATGCATGGATAACGATCTCAAAGCTACGTGACTCTGTCACCAGTAAGAGAATGAAATTACAGTGGTTGAGGCGAAAGCTGAAGCTAACTTCCATCCTCAAGGGGCAA ATGGCTTATTTGGAGGAATGGGCTCTTCTAGAAAGAGATCATTCTAGTTCTTTGCATGGAGCAATAGAAGCTTTGAAGGCCAGCACTCTCCGTCTTCCAGTTGTTGGAGCAATA GCAGATATCCAAAGCTTGAAGGATGCTGTTGGTTCAGCAGTTGATGTAATGCAGGCTATGGCATCCTCAATTTGCTCTCTTTTGTCAAAG GTGGAGGAAATGAACTCCTTGGTGGTCGAAATCGCTGACGTCACTGCAAAGGAGCGAGCTTTGCTGGAACAATGCCGAGACTTCTTGTCCACATTGGCAGCCATGCAG GTTAAATACAGTAGCTTGAGAACGCATATATTACAACTAAATCGCCTCCCGGCCACCAGCAGCCTGACAACAACCCTGACGACATGCATCTAA
- the LOC117911346 gene encoding LOB domain-containing protein 38-like, which yields MSCSGCRVLRKGCSENCMLRQCLEWIDSPEAQANATIFVAKFFGRADLMAFISTVPERQRPCLFQSLLFEACGRTVNPVFGAVGLLWTGNWHVCQSAVETVLRGGELAPLPEFLDLEGVETPVSEAYLAEEYLSKPGDTDYRLTDVNLRPKHGSATGMKIEETEERRPRTSPDDSATMTWENALGDEGNALRLFL from the exons ATGAGTTGCAGTGGCTGCAGAGTTCTTCGTAAAGGTTGTAGTGAGAATTGCATGCTTCGGCAGTGTTTGGAGTGGATTGACAGCCCTGAAGCTCAAGCTAATGCCACCATCTTTGTCGCCAAGTTCTTTGGTCGCGCCGATCTCATGGCCTTCATCTCCACCGTGCCGGAGAGACAACGTCCAT GCTTGTTTCAGTCTCTGTTGTTTGAAGCGTGTGGTCGGACGGTGAATCCGGTGTTCGGAGCGGTAGGGTTATTGTGGACGGGGAACTGGCACGTGTGCCAGTCGGCAGTGGAGACGGTGCTCCGTGGCGGCGAGCTAGCGCCGCTACCAGAGTTTCTCGATCTCGAAGGAGTTGAGACGCCGGTATCCGAGGCATACTTGGCGGAGGAGTACCTTTCGAAGCCAGGAGATACTGATTACAGATTGACGGATGTCAATCTCCGACCAAAGCATGGTTCAGCAACGGGAATGAAGATTGAAGAAACGGAGGAGCGGAGACCGAGGACGTCTCCGGACGATTCTGCGACGATGACGTGGGAAAATGCTTTAGGAGATGAAGGAAATGCCCTGAGATTATTCCTTTAG